A single window of Psychrobacter raelei DNA harbors:
- a CDS encoding tetratricopeptide repeat protein translates to MKLLKATLFTALFTTAGLAQADLVSNVPLDTSRFEMMAMDELISRASQGNDHAQFYLAKRYQKGEGIAKNPIKAIEWYTRAANQNVTPAQLNLGIMYARGEGVAVNEQQARYWLERAAKRGDNRASYTLALIDEKQRKLVDAYKWYELSARDGMLNEQVRNKARGKIGKLALNLSSSDVASARNQADSWFQSK, encoded by the coding sequence ATGAAACTATTAAAAGCCACTTTATTTACCGCCTTGTTTACCACTGCCGGCCTAGCTCAAGCTGACTTAGTCTCTAACGTACCTTTAGACACTTCTCGCTTTGAAATGATGGCTATGGATGAGCTAATCAGCCGTGCCAGCCAAGGTAATGATCACGCCCAATTTTATTTAGCCAAGCGCTACCAAAAAGGTGAAGGCATCGCCAAAAACCCAATCAAAGCCATCGAATGGTATACCCGCGCTGCCAATCAAAATGTAACCCCTGCTCAGCTAAACCTTGGCATCATGTATGCTCGCGGTGAAGGCGTTGCGGTTAACGAACAGCAAGCTCGTTACTGGTTAGAGCGTGCCGCCAAGCGTGGTGACAACCGTGCCAGCTATACCTTAGCCTTAATCGATGAAAAGCAGCGCAAGCTGGTTGATGCCTATAAATGGTATGAGCTATCTGCCCGTGACGGTATGTTAAATGAACAAGTACGTAACAAAGCCCGCGGTAAAATTGGTAAATTGGCCTTAAACTTATCAAGCTCTGATGTGGCCTCTGCTCGCAATCAAGCAGACAGCTGGTTCCAAAGCAAATAA
- a CDS encoding FAD-dependent oxidoreductase: protein MAEAWPPAGKRGTFPTTNAAPRGVFLPPLATDKILQALHKQDITFLGGHLVQSAAPRSEGGYQLTIKNCQSGESQSLQVDHLLISTGLKVADTLPLSAGLDFDAHAGIIVDEASLQSSVPHIYAIGDCMSIDGVPCRYVAPLRAQAASIVEHILGQQQQDYQHQAYEHKPPMIRLKNKSISVSATGTPSADESRGVWQVITDTESDSGHELVLAQVADNGEQIAKVTLKTPH, encoded by the coding sequence ATAGCAGAAGCCTGGCCCCCGGCGGGCAAAAGGGGGACTTTCCCCACCACAAATGCCGCCCCACGGGGGGTTTTTTTACCGCCACTGGCCACCGATAAAATTCTGCAGGCGCTACACAAGCAAGACATTACCTTCTTAGGCGGTCATCTGGTACAAAGTGCGGCACCCCGCAGTGAAGGCGGTTATCAGCTGACTATAAAAAACTGCCAAAGCGGGGAGAGCCAAAGCCTGCAGGTGGATCACTTATTAATCAGTACCGGCCTAAAGGTGGCCGATACTCTGCCGCTGAGTGCTGGCCTAGATTTTGATGCACACGCAGGTATTATTGTAGATGAGGCCAGTCTGCAAAGTAGTGTGCCTCATATCTACGCGATAGGCGACTGTATGTCTATTGATGGTGTGCCTTGCCGCTATGTGGCTCCATTACGTGCTCAAGCGGCCAGTATTGTAGAGCATATCTTAGGTCAGCAGCAGCAAGATTATCAGCATCAAGCTTACGAGCATAAGCCCCCTATGATTCGCCTAAAAAACAAAAGCATCTCAGTCAGTGCCACCGGTACCCCAAGCGCCGATGAATCACGAGGTGTCTGGCAGGTTATCACTGATACTGAGTCGGATAGTGGGCACGAGCTGGTGCTGGCTCAAGTAGCCGATAATGGTGAGCAGATAGCCAAGGTGACTTTAAAAACACCGCATTAA
- a CDS encoding FAD-dependent oxidoreductase, whose amino-acid sequence MSVTRYECQACGWIYPAQSESANPEPIAFNELPDTFCCPLCGVGKAQFKPLDVDETPGAATLTSSMQNSSQQCQDVVVVGAGLAGWTVIDALRAKQPDIGITLITQDMADRYHKPMLSVALSQNKTPQDLVRMSGVQAAQKANITLMSQTQVISIDSKNRTLQTNKGELSYGNLVLALGAAPAIPACFADQDIWHINDLEGFSKIQAALAGETGANKHIAVIGAGMIGTEIAEDLTTAGHKVTLLDINDAPLAGLLPPQAPHKNMQAPHKQNNTFLGGHLVQKAGPPREGGF is encoded by the coding sequence ATGAGTGTAACCCGTTACGAATGCCAAGCCTGTGGCTGGATTTATCCCGCTCAGTCTGAATCTGCCAACCCCGAGCCCATCGCCTTTAATGAGTTGCCTGACACCTTTTGCTGCCCGCTATGCGGCGTAGGCAAAGCGCAGTTTAAGCCATTAGACGTAGATGAAACACCAGGTGCTGCTACCTTAACCTCTAGCATGCAAAACAGCTCACAGCAGTGTCAAGATGTGGTAGTCGTGGGCGCTGGCCTCGCAGGCTGGACGGTGATTGATGCGCTGCGTGCCAAGCAGCCAGATATTGGCATTACTTTAATCACTCAAGATATGGCCGATAGATATCATAAGCCGATGCTGTCGGTGGCCTTAAGCCAAAACAAAACCCCACAAGACTTGGTGCGTATGAGTGGCGTACAAGCAGCCCAAAAGGCTAATATCACCCTAATGAGCCAGACACAAGTTATCAGTATCGATAGCAAAAATCGTACTTTACAGACGAATAAAGGTGAGCTTAGCTATGGCAATCTAGTGTTGGCACTCGGTGCCGCACCTGCCATACCTGCTTGCTTTGCAGATCAGGATATTTGGCACATCAATGATCTTGAAGGCTTTAGCAAAATTCAGGCCGCCCTTGCTGGCGAGACTGGCGCAAACAAACACATTGCGGTGATTGGCGCTGGCATGATAGGCACTGAGATAGCAGAAGACTTGACCACTGCAGGCCATAAGGTGACGTTACTCGACATCAATGACGCACCACTGGCGGGTCTATTACCCCCACAGGCCCCCCATAAAAATATGCAGGCGCCACACAAGCAAAACAATACCTTCTTAGGCGGGCATCTGGTGCAAAAAGCGGGACCCCCCAGAGAAGGCGGGTTTTAG
- a CDS encoding isovaleryl-CoA dehydrogenase: protein MSLPGLDFQLGEDIQALRDSVRSFAEKEIAPRAADIDSSDEFPMDLWQKMGDLGLHGITVPEQYGGADMGYVAHMVAMEEISRASASVGLSYGAHSNLCVNQIKRNGSESQKQKFLPKLISGEFVGALAMSEPGAGSDVTSMKLRAEAKDGGYVLNGSKMWITNGPDADVMVVYAKTNPELGAKGITAFLVEKGMPGFGTAQKLDKLGMRGSHTGEMVFDNVFVPEENIMGGLNNGVQVLMSGLDYERAVLAAGPVGIMQAVMDNVIPYIHDRKQFGQSIGEFQLIQGKVADMYTILQAARSFLYTVGKNLDMLDKRGAGHSREVRKDCASVILWCAEKATWMAGEGIQIFGGNGYTNEYPLGRLWRDAKLYEIGAGTSEIRRMLIGRELFNETK, encoded by the coding sequence ATGAGTTTACCAGGATTAGATTTTCAATTGGGCGAAGACATTCAAGCACTGCGCGATTCTGTGAGAAGTTTTGCTGAAAAAGAGATTGCCCCACGCGCTGCTGATATTGATAGTAGTGATGAGTTCCCAATGGATTTGTGGCAGAAGATGGGTGATCTGGGGCTGCATGGTATCACAGTCCCTGAACAATACGGCGGCGCTGATATGGGCTATGTGGCACACATGGTGGCCATGGAAGAGATTAGCCGGGCTTCTGCCTCAGTCGGTCTAAGTTACGGCGCCCATTCCAACTTGTGTGTGAACCAGATCAAACGTAATGGCAGTGAGTCACAAAAGCAGAAGTTTTTACCCAAGCTGATTAGTGGTGAATTTGTCGGTGCTTTGGCGATGAGTGAGCCGGGTGCCGGCTCTGATGTCACCAGCATGAAGCTGCGTGCTGAAGCAAAAGATGGCGGCTATGTGCTAAATGGCAGTAAGATGTGGATTACCAATGGTCCAGATGCTGATGTCATGGTGGTTTATGCCAAGACCAATCCAGAGCTTGGCGCTAAAGGGATCACTGCTTTTTTAGTAGAAAAAGGTATGCCAGGATTTGGTACCGCTCAGAAGCTAGATAAGCTTGGCATGCGTGGCAGCCATACCGGTGAAATGGTCTTTGATAATGTATTCGTCCCTGAAGAGAACATAATGGGTGGTCTAAACAATGGCGTTCAGGTATTAATGAGTGGCTTAGACTACGAGCGTGCCGTATTGGCGGCCGGTCCGGTGGGTATTATGCAAGCGGTGATGGACAATGTCATTCCTTATATCCACGACCGCAAGCAGTTTGGACAGTCTATTGGTGAGTTTCAATTAATCCAAGGTAAAGTGGCGGACATGTATACTATTTTGCAAGCCGCTCGCAGCTTTTTATACACTGTCGGCAAAAACTTGGATATGTTAGATAAGCGCGGAGCAGGTCATAGCCGTGAAGTACGCAAAGATTGTGCCAGTGTGATCCTGTGGTGTGCGGAAAAAGCCACTTGGATGGCCGGCGAGGGCATTCAAATCTTTGGCGGTAATGGCTATACCAACGAATACCCACTGGGCCGTTTATGGCGTGATGCCAAACTGTATGAAATCGGTGCCGGTACTAGCGAGATTCGCCGTATGCTTATTGGCCGTGAGTTATTTAACGAAACCAAATAG
- a CDS encoding hydroxymethylglutaryl-CoA lyase: protein MNVPGSVQIIDVSPRDGLQNEKQTVPTEIKFELIEGLIDAGIKKLEATSFVSPKWVPQMGDNSELMQLINQARHPEVCYSVLTPNMRGFEGALKFAADEVVIFGSASETFSQKNINCSIDESIERFAPVAAAAKAAGIKVRGVISCAVGCPYEGEIAPSQVAYVTKRLVDIGAEHIGVADTIGVGTPIKVQNALKAAMQYIDVKDISGHFHDTYGQALANILTSLSLGVAQYDTSVAGLGGCPYAKGATGNVATEDVVYMLHGMGIDTGVDLDKLIHVGQRISDFLGRNNGSRAAKALLAKLQD from the coding sequence ATGAATGTTCCAGGTAGTGTTCAAATTATTGATGTCAGTCCCCGTGATGGACTGCAAAATGAAAAGCAAACCGTGCCCACTGAGATAAAGTTTGAGCTCATTGAAGGCCTAATTGATGCCGGCATTAAAAAGCTTGAGGCGACAAGCTTTGTCTCCCCAAAATGGGTGCCGCAGATGGGCGACAACAGTGAGCTTATGCAGCTGATTAATCAGGCGCGTCATCCTGAGGTTTGCTACTCGGTACTGACTCCTAATATGCGCGGTTTTGAGGGTGCTTTAAAATTTGCTGCAGATGAGGTGGTCATCTTTGGCTCAGCCAGCGAAACCTTTAGCCAAAAAAACATCAATTGCAGTATTGATGAGAGTATCGAGCGCTTTGCCCCCGTGGCAGCAGCAGCCAAGGCGGCGGGTATTAAAGTACGTGGGGTTATCTCGTGCGCCGTGGGCTGTCCTTATGAGGGTGAGATTGCACCAAGTCAGGTGGCTTATGTGACCAAGCGCTTGGTTGATATTGGTGCTGAACATATTGGGGTTGCCGACACGATCGGTGTTGGCACACCCATTAAAGTACAAAACGCGCTAAAAGCTGCCATGCAGTACATCGATGTCAAAGACATTTCAGGTCATTTTCATGACACCTATGGGCAAGCATTGGCCAATATCTTGACCTCGCTTAGCTTAGGCGTGGCGCAGTATGATACTTCAGTTGCAGGCTTAGGCGGCTGTCCCTATGCAAAAGGCGCTACTGGCAATGTGGCCACAGAAGATGTGGTGTATATGCTGCACGGCATGGGTATCGATACCGGCGTTGATTTAGACAAACTGATCCATGTGGGTCAGCGTATCAGTGATTTTTTGGGGCGTAATAATGGCTCAAGAGCAGCCAAGGCTTTGTTGGCGAAGCTGCAAGATTAG
- a CDS encoding acetyl/propionyl/methylcrotonyl-CoA carboxylase subunit alpha yields the protein MFSKILIANRGEIACRVAATAKRMGVRTVAVYSDADRYAKHVSVCDEAVYLGGSAPKDSYLKGDLLIKIAQQTGAEAIHPGYGFLSENASFAKACEEAGIVFIGPSAAAITSMGLKAESKQLMETAGVPLIPGYHGSNQDPEFLLQQADRIGYPLLIKASSGGGGKGMRLVERREDFISLLDSCRREAITSFGNDAVLIEKYALNPRHIEIQVFGDSHGNYVHLFERDCSVQRRHQKVLEEAPAPNVDEAMRQAMGTAAINAARAVDYVGAGTVEFIVEQRPSADGKVEMNFYFMEMNTRLQVEHPVTEAITGMDLVEWQLIVAAGGEIPVKQQDLAINGHAIEARICAENPDNGFLPATGTLFTYRKPVHTAFSVSAVRVDDGVEEGNVISPFYDSMIAKLIVHAPTREQALAKLDQALAQTRIVGLPNNVAFLRHILATPSFSQAKLDTALIEREKERLFDQQPLSLQTLVSAAVINKLNQEQRAGHANVATQNADPFIKFGGWRGYSDYQRQFDLVVTQGDSEQTYQAVIHHVEPLNQQTGQSFELTINLLNSDADAKQSVQSCYQGQVQYQADDEHSYVVWLEGQRIRLQSFTENETVHVFTDSGSGEIVLIDAMAHVDGDTQAVGSLKSPMPGQVVAFKVAAGDSVKQGQPLAVIEAMKIEHTINAPADGVVAELLFAPGDLVADGDELLRLDTE from the coding sequence ATGTTTTCTAAAATACTCATTGCCAACCGCGGAGAGATCGCCTGCCGAGTGGCCGCAACAGCCAAGCGCATGGGCGTTCGCACTGTCGCTGTATACTCTGATGCCGACCGTTATGCCAAGCATGTCAGTGTCTGTGATGAAGCTGTCTATTTAGGCGGCTCAGCGCCAAAAGACAGTTACCTCAAAGGCGACTTGCTGATAAAAATTGCGCAGCAGACAGGGGCTGAGGCCATCCACCCCGGTTATGGGTTTTTAAGTGAAAACGCCTCTTTTGCCAAGGCGTGTGAGGAGGCCGGTATTGTCTTTATTGGTCCTTCTGCGGCGGCAATTACTTCTATGGGTTTAAAGGCGGAGTCAAAGCAGCTGATGGAAACCGCTGGCGTGCCATTGATTCCCGGTTATCATGGCAGCAACCAGGACCCTGAGTTTTTATTGCAGCAAGCGGACCGGATCGGTTATCCGCTGTTAATCAAAGCCAGCTCAGGTGGCGGCGGTAAAGGCATGCGCTTGGTTGAGCGCCGTGAGGACTTTATCAGTCTGTTAGATTCGTGTCGCCGCGAAGCCATCACCAGCTTCGGCAATGACGCGGTATTAATTGAAAAATATGCCTTAAATCCACGTCATATCGAGATTCAAGTCTTCGGTGACAGTCATGGCAATTATGTGCATTTGTTTGAGCGCGACTGCTCGGTGCAGCGCCGCCACCAAAAAGTACTAGAAGAAGCCCCTGCACCCAATGTTGATGAGGCGATGCGTCAGGCCATGGGTACTGCTGCCATTAATGCTGCGCGTGCGGTCGACTATGTGGGCGCCGGCACCGTCGAGTTTATTGTCGAGCAGCGCCCAAGCGCCGATGGTAAAGTTGAGATGAATTTTTACTTCATGGAGATGAACACCCGTTTGCAAGTAGAGCATCCGGTGACCGAAGCCATTACCGGTATGGACTTGGTAGAGTGGCAGCTTATTGTGGCCGCAGGCGGTGAGATTCCGGTCAAACAACAAGACTTGGCTATTAACGGCCATGCCATTGAGGCGCGCATCTGTGCTGAAAACCCAGACAATGGTTTTTTACCTGCTACAGGCACACTGTTTACCTATCGTAAGCCTGTGCACACGGCCTTTAGTGTTAGTGCGGTGCGAGTCGATGATGGGGTAGAAGAGGGTAATGTGATCAGCCCTTTTTATGACTCAATGATTGCCAAATTAATTGTGCATGCGCCAACCCGTGAGCAGGCCTTGGCAAAGTTAGATCAGGCCTTGGCGCAAACTCGTATTGTGGGGCTGCCCAATAATGTGGCGTTTTTACGTCATATCCTAGCCACGCCATCTTTTAGTCAAGCCAAGCTAGATACGGCATTGATTGAGCGTGAAAAAGAGCGCTTATTTGACCAGCAGCCTTTATCATTGCAAACGCTGGTTTCAGCCGCGGTTATCAACAAACTAAACCAAGAGCAGCGAGCCGGCCATGCGAACGTGGCCACACAAAATGCAGACCCCTTTATCAAGTTTGGCGGCTGGCGCGGCTATAGCGATTATCAGCGCCAATTTGATCTGGTAGTAACGCAAGGCGATAGCGAGCAGACCTATCAGGCAGTTATCCATCACGTTGAGCCGTTAAATCAGCAAACCGGCCAAAGCTTTGAGCTGACTATTAATCTGCTAAACTCAGACGCTGATGCCAAGCAAAGCGTTCAAAGCTGTTATCAAGGTCAGGTACAGTATCAAGCGGACGATGAGCACAGCTATGTGGTATGGCTAGAGGGTCAGCGTATTAGATTACAAAGCTTTACTGAAAATGAAACGGTACACGTCTTTACCGACAGCGGCAGTGGTGAGATTGTATTAATCGATGCCATGGCGCATGTTGATGGCGATACCCAAGCTGTCGGTAGTTTAAAATCACCGATGCCCGGTCAAGTGGTGGCCTTTAAAGTGGCCGCTGGCGATAGCGTAAAACAAGGTCAACCTTTGGCGGTGATTGAAGCGATGAAGATTGAGCACACCATCAATGCGCCTGCCGACGGGGTGGTGGCTGAGCTGTTATTTGCGCCAGGCGATTTGGTGGCAGATGGAGATGAGCTGCTGCGTTTGGATACCGAGTAG
- a CDS encoding GFA family protein → MQGKCLCGNIEFSCDVSTTPLKIYQCHCSLCKKQSGSSANSATIIEATHFQWIKRHNIKIWKKPTGFSAHFCGECGCPVPNDFAGKYVWIPVGLLEMADRSVTVEVVANFCLRSKSDWHSIDSEAANFEGLPPFKEVLALLS, encoded by the coding sequence ATGCAAGGAAAGTGCTTGTGTGGCAATATTGAATTTAGCTGTGATGTCTCTACTACGCCGCTTAAAATTTATCAGTGTCACTGCTCCTTATGCAAAAAACAATCTGGTTCAAGCGCTAACTCAGCTACGATTATCGAAGCCACTCATTTTCAATGGATAAAGCGGCATAATATAAAGATTTGGAAAAAGCCGACTGGATTTAGTGCCCACTTTTGTGGTGAATGTGGCTGCCCAGTGCCAAATGACTTTGCGGGTAAATATGTATGGATACCTGTCGGTCTGCTGGAGATGGCTGACCGCTCAGTTACGGTAGAGGTCGTCGCGAATTTTTGTTTACGCTCAAAGTCTGATTGGCATAGCATCGATTCAGAAGCCGCTAATTTTGAGGGGTTACCCCCATTTAAAGAGGTGTTAGCGCTTTTGAGCTAA
- a CDS encoding enoyl-CoA hydratase/isomerase family protein — MNALKISTHDYIATVTLARPDKRNAFNDDVIEELNQAFTHLGNSDAVRVIVLAAEGKAFCAGADLNWMRAMADYSRDENLADADKLAQMLKVIYSCPKPTVAAIQGDVYAGGIGLVSACDVAIAVDSANFCLSEVRLGLVPATISPYVIRAMGARAAHRYFLTAEIFDAVEAQRTGLVHETVATDKLDETVAAITKKLRNNSPNAVKECKNLLHYVAGETIDEALIAQTVAGIADIRASDEGKEGVQSFLQKRKPNWLN, encoded by the coding sequence ATGAATGCTTTAAAAATTTCAACTCATGATTATATCGCTACCGTTACTCTGGCACGCCCAGACAAGCGTAATGCCTTTAATGATGACGTCATTGAAGAGTTAAACCAAGCGTTTACCCATCTAGGCAATAGCGATGCAGTGCGAGTTATTGTGTTAGCAGCCGAAGGTAAGGCATTTTGTGCCGGCGCCGATTTAAACTGGATGCGTGCCATGGCTGATTATAGCCGTGATGAGAACCTTGCAGATGCCGATAAACTGGCGCAAATGCTCAAGGTGATTTATAGCTGTCCTAAGCCAACCGTTGCCGCCATTCAAGGCGACGTTTATGCCGGTGGTATTGGTCTTGTCTCTGCCTGTGATGTTGCCATAGCCGTCGACTCAGCCAATTTTTGTCTTAGTGAGGTGCGTCTAGGATTGGTGCCAGCTACCATTAGCCCTTATGTGATTAGAGCGATGGGTGCTCGAGCCGCTCACCGTTATTTCTTAACTGCAGAAATATTTGATGCGGTTGAAGCACAGCGGACTGGATTGGTTCATGAGACTGTGGCTACTGATAAACTGGATGAGACAGTCGCTGCAATTACCAAAAAGCTGCGTAACAACAGCCCAAATGCGGTTAAAGAGTGTAAAAATCTGCTGCACTATGTCGCAGGAGAAACCATTGATGAGGCTTTAATTGCCCAGACCGTAGCTGGTATTGCCGATATTCGTGCCTCTGATGAAGGTAAAGAGGGCGTGCAGTCCTTTTTGCAAAAACGCAAACCTAATTGGTTAAATTGA
- a CDS encoding carboxyl transferase domain-containing protein, with protein sequence MSAIITSKLSPNSKEFADNTAAMQAVVDDLHAHLKKIAQGGPERARAKHLARGKLLPRERVERLLDPGTAFLEVAPMAAFDMYDADIPAAGVIAGIGRINGIECMIVCNDATVKGGTYYPMTVKKHLRAQEIAQENNLPCVYLVDSGGANLPNQDEVFPDKEHFGRIFFNQANMSAAGIPQIAVVMGSCTAGGAYVPAMSDESIIVKDQGTIFLGGPPLVKAATGEVVSAEDLGGGDVHTRLSGVVDYLAQNDLHALSLARDIIGNLNRPPKHIPNQIEPREPKYDAKELYGVIPTDTRKPFDIREIIARIVDASEFDEFKARFATTLVCGFAYIEGMKVGIIANNGILFSESAQKGTHFIELCCKRNIPLVFLQNITGFMVGRKYENEGIARHGAKMVMAVANAKVPKFTVIVGGSFGAGNYGMCGRAYSPRFLWMWPNARISVMGGEQAASVLATVKRDNIERKGETWSAEEEEAFKAPYKEMYEKQGHPYYASARLWDDGVIDPVDTRKVLALGLSAAYNAEIEETKFGVFRM encoded by the coding sequence ATGAGTGCCATTATTACCAGTAAGCTGAGTCCAAATTCCAAAGAGTTTGCCGACAATACTGCTGCCATGCAGGCAGTGGTTGACGACCTACACGCGCACCTAAAAAAGATTGCTCAAGGGGGCCCTGAGCGAGCACGTGCCAAACATTTGGCGCGAGGTAAGCTGCTGCCACGTGAGCGGGTTGAACGCTTGCTAGATCCAGGCACTGCTTTTTTGGAAGTGGCACCCATGGCAGCCTTTGATATGTATGATGCTGACATTCCTGCGGCAGGGGTGATTGCAGGTATCGGCCGTATTAATGGTATTGAATGTATGATTGTCTGTAATGATGCGACTGTTAAAGGCGGCACTTATTATCCGATGACCGTCAAAAAGCATCTACGCGCGCAAGAAATCGCCCAAGAGAACAACCTACCTTGTGTATATCTAGTTGACTCAGGTGGTGCCAACTTGCCCAATCAAGATGAGGTATTTCCTGATAAAGAGCACTTTGGTCGTATCTTCTTTAACCAAGCCAACATGAGTGCGGCCGGTATCCCGCAAATTGCAGTAGTGATGGGCAGCTGTACCGCAGGCGGTGCTTACGTTCCGGCGATGAGTGATGAATCTATCATCGTCAAAGACCAAGGTACTATCTTTTTAGGCGGTCCGCCACTGGTGAAAGCGGCAACTGGTGAGGTGGTGAGTGCTGAGGACTTAGGCGGTGGTGATGTGCATACCCGTCTGTCTGGTGTGGTCGATTATCTTGCACAAAACGATTTGCACGCCTTATCGCTGGCACGTGACATTATCGGTAATCTCAATCGTCCGCCAAAACACATCCCCAATCAAATTGAGCCACGTGAGCCAAAATATGATGCCAAAGAGCTGTATGGCGTGATTCCGACCGATACCCGTAAGCCGTTTGATATTCGTGAAATCATCGCACGTATTGTAGACGCCAGTGAATTTGATGAATTCAAAGCCCGATTTGCGACAACGCTGGTTTGTGGTTTTGCTTATATTGAAGGCATGAAAGTCGGCATTATCGCCAACAATGGTATTTTATTTAGTGAGTCGGCTCAGAAAGGAACCCACTTTATTGAGCTGTGCTGTAAGCGCAATATTCCATTGGTGTTCTTACAAAATATCACCGGTTTTATGGTCGGCCGCAAGTATGAGAACGAAGGTATCGCGCGTCATGGTGCGAAGATGGTAATGGCGGTGGCCAATGCCAAAGTGCCTAAGTTCACGGTCATTGTTGGCGGCTCATTTGGTGCCGGTAATTATGGTATGTGCGGCCGAGCGTATAGCCCAAGATTCTTATGGATGTGGCCGAATGCACGTATCTCGGTGATGGGCGGTGAGCAAGCAGCGTCAGTATTGGCCACAGTCAAACGTGACAATATTGAGCGCAAAGGTGAGACGTGGAGCGCTGAGGAAGAAGAAGCGTTTAAAGCCCCGTACAAAGAGATGTACGAAAAACAAGGGCATCCTTATTATGCCAGCGCCCGCTTGTGGGATGATGGGGTGATTGATCCAGTCGATACTCGAAAGGTATTGGCCTTGGGATTAAGCGCGGCATATAACGCTGAAATTGAAGAGACTAAGTTTGGCGTGTTTAGAATGTAA